In Candidatus Hydrogenedentota bacterium, one genomic interval encodes:
- a CDS encoding GNAT family N-acetyltransferase translates to MAIIPLERMETARLLLRRTRGEDAEDIFREYAQDPEVTRYLLWPPHTDIAQTQAFMEHCAMVWEKGEAYPYAIVRREDGVLAGMIEARMDSHRAEIGYVLAGRFWGRGYMSEAVSAVVRWAAAQHGIHRVWAYCDAENRASQRVLEKAGLEREGRVRKWALSPNISGIPRDCIFYSLPSRD, encoded by the coding sequence ATGGCAATCATTCCCCTGGAGCGGATGGAGACGGCGCGACTGCTGCTGCGGCGCACCCGCGGGGAAGACGCGGAGGATATCTTCAGGGAGTATGCCCAAGATCCGGAAGTCACGCGCTATCTTCTCTGGCCGCCGCACACGGACATCGCCCAAACCCAAGCATTCATGGAGCACTGCGCCATGGTTTGGGAAAAGGGTGAGGCGTATCCCTATGCCATTGTCCGCAGGGAGGACGGAGTGCTGGCCGGGATGATTGAGGCGCGCATGGACAGTCACCGGGCGGAAATTGGGTATGTGCTGGCAGGGCGTTTCTGGGGCAGGGGCTACATGTCCGAGGCGGTTTCAGCCGTTGTCCGCTGGGCGGCGGCGCAGCACGGCATACACCGCGTATGGGCATATTGCGATGCGGAAAACCGCGCCTCGCAACGGGTTCTCGAAAAGGCGGGCCTGGAACGGGAGGGGCGCGTCAGGAAGTGGGCGCTGTCGCCAAATATCAGCGGCATACCGCGCGATTGTATCTTTTATTCGCTGCCGTCAAGGGATTAA
- a CDS encoding sulfatase-like hydrolase/transferase — protein MGRSWRTPTRREFLGRVALAGAGVLGAGALPARAQGAPRPNIVVIMADDMGYSDIAPYGGEIDTPNLTRLAREGLRFTQFYNNAKCAPTRASLLTGLYSQQAGCTDTPKVMRNCATLAEVLRGAGYATMMAGKWHAEELPVDRGFDRYFGLTDGCCNYFNPGEQRPGEPKPAEKQYPRKWARDGKVLQPFTPENRDFYTTDAFTDAALEYLDGHAGKTEPFFLYLAYTSPHYPLQAHPEDIAKYRGKYLQGWDAVREARFRRMREMGLLEPDWKLSPRDPEIPAWEDAENPDAWKEARYVGEKLPIADAVNRDLWDLKMAVYAAMVDRMDQNIGRLLDKLDAMGAAENTLVVFLSDNGGCAELRNDTPEIPPGPIDSYRSVDPPWANAQNTPFRKYKRYDHEGGIATPCIMRWPGRTPAGTITGQVAHLIDLMPTALELSGADYPLENRGERVLPFEGASLAKVISGGQLAGERRLFWQFLDSNAVRSDHWKLVRDGGRPWELYDMAADRTETADVAGAHPAVVEELSAAWSAWAARCAAPQKAAKRPNILWLSCEDMGPHLGCYGDSLARTPVIDALAAAGCRYTNCFTSAPVCAPNRSSIITGVHAATLGSYHMRSGGEGKGGSAKPELPAGVECFPALLRRAGYYCSNNVKEDYNFIRPENVWDDSSNAAHWRNRKDKTQPFFAVFNYVGTHESQVAKWKKREEPVEVKAGTDPGRATPPPYHPDTPLVREQWAHYYDLVAGMDEWAGRLLAQLEEDGLAGNTIVIFWSDHGPGMPRCKRLLYDSGLHVPMIVRVPEALRGLAEVKPGSVSDELVSSVDFAPTTLRLAGVGVPDHLQGRAFLGTGTPPPRDYVYAGRDRMDERYDMMRAVRDKRFKYIRNYEPWKPWDQFMNSAELSPIKQELNRIEAAGALPAGAVWAAAGHKPPEELYDTASDPHELNNLVGDALNADTLARMRAAQEAWLLESRDLGLLPEAELNRLGKAHGTRYDIWNAVAGEDPAFWATLRDTAVLAGSPKAEDAARLLAAAASPQPALRWWALMGLGNLPGVSRPALDALKAGMSDASATVRGAAALSAARQGADTAGALALLEKSLSDADEWVRLQAAIALDELGETARPALASLEKALDDRESKYVVRVANHAVNALTGANNEVL, from the coding sequence ATGGGCAGGTCATGGCGGACGCCGACACGGCGCGAGTTTCTCGGAAGGGTGGCCCTCGCGGGGGCGGGTGTGCTGGGTGCGGGAGCCCTTCCGGCGCGGGCGCAGGGCGCGCCGCGCCCGAACATCGTGGTCATCATGGCCGATGACATGGGGTATTCGGACATCGCGCCCTACGGCGGCGAGATTGACACGCCGAACCTTACCCGTCTGGCGCGGGAGGGCCTGCGATTCACCCAGTTTTATAACAACGCCAAGTGCGCGCCGACCCGCGCCTCGCTGCTGACAGGTTTATACTCGCAGCAGGCCGGCTGCACGGACACGCCGAAGGTGATGCGGAATTGCGCCACCCTGGCGGAGGTGCTTCGCGGCGCGGGTTATGCCACCATGATGGCGGGCAAGTGGCACGCCGAAGAACTGCCCGTTGACCGGGGCTTTGACCGGTATTTTGGTCTGACGGACGGCTGCTGCAACTACTTCAACCCCGGCGAGCAGCGGCCCGGCGAGCCGAAACCGGCGGAGAAGCAGTATCCGCGCAAGTGGGCGCGGGACGGCAAGGTGCTTCAGCCGTTCACGCCGGAGAACCGGGATTTTTACACCACGGACGCCTTCACGGACGCCGCGCTGGAGTATTTGGACGGGCACGCGGGCAAGACGGAGCCGTTCTTTCTGTACCTGGCCTACACGTCGCCGCACTACCCGCTTCAGGCGCATCCGGAGGACATCGCAAAATACCGGGGCAAATACCTCCAAGGGTGGGACGCGGTGCGCGAGGCACGGTTCCGGCGCATGCGGGAAATGGGGCTGCTTGAGCCGGACTGGAAACTCTCCCCGCGCGACCCGGAAATTCCCGCCTGGGAGGATGCGGAGAACCCGGATGCCTGGAAGGAGGCGCGGTATGTGGGAGAGAAACTCCCAATCGCCGACGCGGTTAACCGGGACCTATGGGACTTGAAGATGGCGGTGTACGCGGCGATGGTGGACCGCATGGACCAGAACATCGGCCGGCTGCTGGACAAGCTGGACGCCATGGGCGCGGCGGAGAACACGCTGGTGGTCTTCCTTTCGGACAACGGCGGCTGCGCCGAACTGCGCAACGACACGCCGGAGATCCCGCCGGGGCCGATAGACTCGTACCGCTCTGTTGACCCGCCCTGGGCAAACGCCCAGAACACGCCCTTCCGTAAGTACAAGCGGTATGACCATGAGGGCGGCATCGCCACGCCGTGCATCATGCGCTGGCCGGGCCGCACCCCCGCCGGGACTATTACTGGCCAGGTGGCCCACCTGATTGACCTGATGCCGACGGCGCTGGAACTCTCCGGAGCGGACTATCCACTGGAAAACCGCGGCGAGCGGGTCCTCCCATTCGAGGGTGCCAGTTTGGCCAAGGTGATTTCCGGCGGACAACTGGCCGGGGAACGGCGCCTTTTCTGGCAGTTCCTCGACTCCAATGCGGTCCGGAGTGACCACTGGAAACTGGTGCGGGACGGCGGGCGTCCCTGGGAACTGTACGACATGGCGGCGGACCGCACGGAGACCGCCGATGTGGCCGGAGCGCATCCTGCGGTTGTGGAAGAACTCTCCGCCGCGTGGTCGGCCTGGGCCGCCCGCTGCGCCGCCCCCCAAAAAGCGGCGAAACGTCCGAACATCCTTTGGCTTTCCTGCGAGGACATGGGGCCTCATCTGGGCTGCTATGGTGACTCCCTTGCCCGCACCCCCGTAATTGACGCGCTGGCGGCGGCGGGTTGCCGTTACACCAACTGTTTCACCTCGGCGCCGGTCTGCGCGCCAAACCGTTCCTCCATCATCACGGGGGTCCACGCCGCCACTTTAGGCTCGTACCACATGCGCTCCGGCGGCGAGGGAAAAGGCGGCTCCGCCAAGCCCGAACTGCCCGCGGGGGTTGAGTGCTTCCCGGCCCTCCTGCGCCGCGCGGGCTATTACTGCTCGAACAACGTCAAGGAGGACTACAACTTCATCCGTCCGGAAAACGTTTGGGACGACTCCAGCAACGCGGCGCACTGGCGTAACCGGAAGGACAAAACGCAGCCCTTCTTTGCCGTGTTCAATTATGTCGGCACCCACGAAAGCCAGGTGGCCAAATGGAAGAAACGGGAGGAGCCGGTGGAGGTGAAGGCCGGGACAGACCCCGGCAGGGCCACCCCGCCGCCATATCATCCGGACACCCCCCTGGTCCGCGAACAGTGGGCGCACTACTACGACCTTGTCGCCGGGATGGACGAATGGGCGGGCAGACTCCTCGCGCAGTTGGAGGAGGACGGGCTGGCGGGAAACACCATTGTAATTTTCTGGTCCGACCACGGTCCCGGCATGCCCCGGTGCAAGCGCCTGCTGTATGACTCCGGACTGCATGTGCCGATGATAGTCCGGGTCCCGGAGGCCCTGCGCGGACTTGCGGAGGTGAAACCCGGCTCCGTGTCGGACGAACTGGTCAGTTCGGTGGACTTTGCGCCCACCACCCTTCGCCTTGCGGGCGTGGGCGTCCCGGACCACCTGCAGGGGCGCGCCTTCCTTGGAACGGGAACGCCGCCGCCCCGCGACTATGTTTATGCGGGACGCGACCGCATGGACGAGCGGTATGACATGATGCGCGCCGTGCGAGACAAACGGTTCAAGTACATCCGGAACTATGAGCCGTGGAAACCGTGGGACCAGTTCATGAACAGCGCCGAATTGAGTCCCATCAAGCAGGAACTCAACCGGATCGAGGCGGCGGGTGCGCTGCCCGCCGGTGCGGTTTGGGCGGCGGCGGGACACAAACCGCCGGAGGAGCTTTACGACACAGCGTCGGATCCGCACGAGTTGAACAACCTTGTGGGTGACGCCCTCAACGCGGACACCCTGGCGCGGATGCGCGCGGCGCAGGAGGCCTGGCTGTTGGAAAGCCGCGACCTGGGCCTGCTTCCAGAGGCGGAACTGAACCGGTTGGGAAAAGCGCACGGCACACGGTATGACATCTGGAATGCCGTGGCCGGTGAGGACCCGGCATTCTGGGCCACCCTGCGGGACACGGCGGTTCTCGCGGGTTCGCCCAAGGCGGAGGATGCGGCGCGGCTTCTGGCCGCCGCCGCAAGCCCGCAGCCCGCCCTCCGCTGGTGGGCCTTGATGGGGCTGGGCAACCTGCCCGGTGTCTCCAGACCAGCACTGGACGCGCTGAAGGCGGGTATGAGCGACGCCTCCGCCACCGTGCGCGGTGCGGCGGCCCTTTCGGCGGCACGGCAGGGCGCGGACACGGCCGGGGCGCTGGCCCTGCTGGAGAAGTCCCTTTCAGATGCAGACGAGTGGGTGCGTCTTCAGGCGGCGATTGCGCTGGATGAGTTGGGCGAGACTGCCCGCCCCGCCCTGGCGTCGCTGGAAAAGGCCCTGGACGACCGCGAGAGCAAGTACGTGGTCCGCGTGGCCAACCATGCGGTGAACGCGCTCACGGGCGCAAACAATGAGGTCCTCTGA
- a CDS encoding DUF502 domain-containing protein, with the protein MRRAKKKAPSAKDATTPVPAPPLRARLAARMQTFLLRGLIVVVPLGITVYVLLFIYRFTAARLVPLVRPVLGDLPDYMVVLFSMVLFFGTLFILGVVAKAAVGRKFIALLEYILHKIPLVKTVYGASKQVVDVMAPGEAQGNYQAAVLVHFPCPGVKSLGFITGWSRLGESGDLCRVFVPTTPNPTSGYFIMYPPQYVESTGISVEDAVKSSLSAGILLPEAMDLSPVNRAEQEHAAPAEDEDPDDGHPAGKVWRARRHLRRFVRRTRVLIQNRLLSGLLVIVPLAITVAVVRFIFGLTVGKITPLTQMFFGELPPYAVTAISLVFFIAGVYAIGVVATVFLGKRLIMLGEFFIDRIPLVKTVYSSSKQMVESLTLQSASGSMKVPVVVKFPFTGAYAMGFLVGTVRTGGGALLYKAYLPTTPNITVGILQLYQPEDIYWCGLGVEESVKSIVSGGILAPDSISLTPFSEPGTRALAGLED; encoded by the coding sequence ATGAGGCGCGCAAAGAAAAAGGCGCCGTCCGCAAAGGACGCCACGACCCCCGTGCCGGCACCACCCCTGCGTGCCCGGCTGGCCGCGCGGATGCAGACCTTCCTGCTCCGCGGCCTGATCGTGGTGGTGCCCCTGGGCATCACCGTCTATGTCCTGCTTTTCATCTACCGGTTCACCGCGGCGCGGTTGGTTCCCCTGGTCCGTCCCGTGCTGGGCGACCTGCCCGACTACATGGTCGTGCTGTTCTCCATGGTGTTGTTCTTCGGCACCCTGTTTATCCTGGGCGTGGTGGCCAAGGCCGCCGTGGGCCGCAAGTTTATCGCCCTTCTGGAGTATATACTCCATAAAATCCCGCTGGTGAAGACCGTTTACGGCGCGTCCAAGCAGGTGGTGGACGTGATGGCGCCAGGGGAGGCGCAGGGCAATTATCAGGCGGCGGTGCTGGTCCATTTCCCCTGTCCGGGGGTAAAATCGCTGGGTTTCATCACCGGCTGGAGCCGTCTGGGGGAGAGCGGGGACTTGTGCCGTGTGTTTGTCCCCACCACCCCCAACCCGACCAGCGGCTATTTCATCATGTACCCCCCCCAGTACGTTGAAAGCACCGGCATCTCGGTGGAGGACGCGGTGAAATCCTCCCTTTCCGCGGGCATATTGCTCCCCGAAGCCATGGACTTGAGCCCCGTAAACCGGGCTGAGCAGGAGCATGCGGCGCCGGCCGAGGACGAGGACCCCGATGATGGCCACCCAGCCGGGAAGGTGTGGCGCGCCCGGCGGCATCTGCGCAGGTTTGTACGCCGCACACGGGTGCTAATCCAAAACCGGCTGCTTTCCGGGCTGCTGGTAATCGTCCCCCTGGCCATAACCGTGGCGGTGGTCCGGTTTATCTTTGGCCTCACGGTGGGCAAGATCACACCGCTCACCCAGATGTTCTTCGGGGAACTGCCCCCCTATGCCGTCACCGCCATCTCACTCGTCTTTTTCATCGCGGGTGTCTACGCCATTGGCGTGGTGGCCACGGTCTTCTTGGGCAAACGCCTCATCATGCTCGGCGAATTTTTCATAGACCGCATCCCGCTGGTAAAAACAGTGTACAGTTCCTCCAAACAGATGGTCGAGTCACTCACCCTTCAAAGCGCGTCGGGAAGCATGAAAGTCCCCGTGGTGGTCAAGTTCCCCTTTACCGGCGCCTATGCCATGGGCTTTCTTGTGGGCACGGTCCGCACCGGCGGCGGGGCCCTGCTGTACAAGGCCTATCTGCCCACCACGCCCAACATCACCGTGGGCATCCTGCAGCTCTACCAGCCCGAAGATATCTACTGGTGCGGGCTGGGGGTCGAGGAGTCGGTGAAGTCCATTGTCTCCGGCGGCATCCTGGCCCCGGACAGTATTTCCCTGACCCCCTTCTCCGAGCCGGGCACTCGCGCCCTGGCCGGATTGGAAGATTAG
- the mgtE gene encoding magnesium transporter has product MPEVITQTPWEEIRTCIEQGSATALQEVIDRLPSSDVARALTRLTDEERNRLIKLMDPEDAADLIEELEDSQGADIIEDLPAHEAAPIFDAMESDRRADILGEMEEDDAEAIMSRMVPEEAEDVRELLQYHEETAGGIMITEYLAYHPDTEVGTVLRDIRDRAESHDESGMPYAYVISDKEKLIGVLRLRDVLLAPSHTRVRELMVINPIYVFTDTDLQELDDIFDRYPFWGIPVIDEKGVMSGVVRRVDMEEAWGDAQGRSFLRFSGIVTGDELRSMPVWERSRRRLAWLLLNMLLSMMAASVILAYQGTVDKLFALVFFMPIIANMSGCSGNQAVAVSIRELVLGLIKPEDFFHVWRKEVVVGLINGACLGGILGTVATLIWHQSPFLGVVIGLAFFLNVMVAVSLGGLIPLLLRFFKIDPALGAPPVLTTLTDMCGFMLVLGLATAALMLGVL; this is encoded by the coding sequence ATGCCTGAAGTCATCACACAGACACCGTGGGAGGAAATCCGGACCTGCATCGAGCAGGGCTCCGCGACCGCGCTTCAGGAGGTGATTGACAGGCTTCCATCGAGCGACGTGGCCCGCGCGCTGACACGCCTGACGGACGAGGAGCGGAACAGGCTCATCAAGTTGATGGACCCGGAGGACGCCGCCGACCTCATCGAGGAACTGGAGGACTCGCAGGGCGCCGACATCATCGAGGACCTGCCGGCCCACGAGGCGGCGCCCATCTTCGACGCGATGGAAAGCGACCGGCGCGCGGACATTCTGGGCGAGATGGAGGAGGATGACGCCGAGGCCATCATGAGCCGGATGGTGCCGGAGGAGGCGGAGGATGTGCGCGAGCTGCTCCAGTACCACGAGGAGACGGCGGGCGGCATCATGATCACGGAGTATCTTGCGTACCATCCCGACACGGAGGTGGGCACGGTGCTGCGCGACATCCGGGACCGGGCCGAGTCGCACGACGAGTCGGGAATGCCCTACGCCTATGTCATTTCGGACAAGGAAAAACTGATCGGGGTGCTCCGTCTGCGCGACGTGCTGCTGGCGCCGTCGCACACTCGGGTGAGGGAGCTGATGGTCATCAACCCGATTTACGTCTTCACCGACACGGACCTGCAGGAACTGGACGACATTTTTGACCGGTACCCGTTTTGGGGGATTCCGGTGATTGACGAGAAGGGCGTGATGTCGGGGGTGGTCCGCAGGGTGGACATGGAGGAGGCCTGGGGCGACGCCCAGGGGCGCAGCTTCCTGCGGTTCAGCGGCATCGTGACCGGCGACGAGCTTCGGAGCATGCCCGTGTGGGAGCGCAGCCGCCGCAGGCTCGCCTGGCTCCTGCTGAACATGCTGCTGAGCATGATGGCGGCCAGCGTGATTCTCGCGTACCAGGGCACGGTGGACAAACTGTTCGCGCTGGTCTTCTTCATGCCCATCATCGCCAACATGAGCGGGTGCAGCGGCAACCAGGCGGTGGCGGTCAGCATCCGCGAGCTGGTGCTGGGGCTGATCAAGCCGGAGGACTTCTTCCACGTGTGGCGCAAGGAGGTGGTGGTGGGGCTGATCAACGGGGCGTGCCTGGGCGGGATACTCGGCACGGTCGCCACGCTCATCTGGCACCAGTCCCCGTTTTTGGGCGTGGTCATCGGCCTGGCCTTCTTCCTGAATGTCATGGTGGCCGTCTCCCTGGGGGGGCTCATCCCCCTGCTCCTCCGTTTTTTCAAGATAGACCCGGCGCTCGGCGCGCCGCCCGTCCTCACCACACTCACGGACATGTGCGGATTCATGCTGGTGCTGGGTCTGGCCACCGCCGCGCTGATGCTTGGGGTGCTGTAG
- a CDS encoding alkaline phosphatase D family protein, protein MTPEVEFPDGSSVETLEGAAPGAPGEARVLLSVEGGGALPPTEWLAVDADRDFTRTFTLAGLRPATRYGLTVETRGPDGTPGQTMEGRFRTAPAPDQPARVLFTVTTCHRYTRMDAPGGGYKIHNAMRAMDPDFFVHTGDILYYDELGKSTELARWHWQRMFSLPTNIAFHRQVGGYFMKDDHDAWQNDCWPGMQNPFMGAFTFEQGLGIFLEQVPMGDKTHRRARWGKDLEIWMVEGRDHRSPNDMPDGPEKSIWGAEQKAWFKETVAASDATFRILLSPTPVVGPDRENKNDNHSNKGFQHEGRELRQFMASQKNMFTVNGDRHWQYTSEDPETGLREFSCGPASNEHASGWPPGVTLPMHKYLNVTGGYLSFEVDRPEGRPTLTARFHDVDGNVLYTEAFRAE, encoded by the coding sequence ATGACGCCGGAAGTGGAGTTCCCGGACGGGAGCAGCGTGGAGACCCTGGAGGGGGCGGCGCCGGGCGCGCCCGGCGAGGCGCGGGTGCTGCTGTCCGTCGAGGGCGGCGGGGCACTGCCGCCCACGGAGTGGCTGGCCGTGGACGCGGACCGGGACTTCACGCGCACCTTCACCCTGGCGGGGCTGCGACCGGCCACGCGGTACGGCCTGACTGTCGAGACACGCGGACCGGACGGGACTCCGGGCCAGACGATGGAGGGGCGTTTCCGCACCGCCCCCGCGCCGGACCAGCCCGCGCGGGTGCTCTTCACCGTCACCACCTGCCACCGATACACGCGCATGGACGCGCCCGGCGGCGGTTACAAAATCCACAACGCCATGCGGGCGATGGACCCGGACTTTTTCGTCCACACCGGCGACATCCTCTATTACGACGAGCTGGGCAAATCGACCGAACTGGCGCGCTGGCACTGGCAGCGGATGTTCAGCCTTCCCACGAACATCGCGTTCCACCGGCAGGTCGGCGGCTACTTCATGAAGGACGACCATGACGCCTGGCAGAACGACTGCTGGCCCGGCATGCAAAACCCCTTCATGGGCGCGTTCACCTTCGAGCAGGGACTGGGCATTTTTCTGGAACAGGTGCCCATGGGGGATAAGACCCACCGGCGCGCGCGCTGGGGCAAAGACCTGGAAATATGGATGGTCGAGGGGCGCGACCACCGCAGCCCGAACGACATGCCCGACGGCCCGGAAAAAAGCATCTGGGGCGCGGAGCAGAAGGCGTGGTTCAAGGAAACCGTGGCCGCCTCCGACGCCACATTCCGCATCCTCCTCAGCCCCACGCCCGTGGTCGGTCCGGACCGTGAAAACAAAAATGACAACCATTCCAACAAGGGCTTCCAGCATGAGGGCCGGGAACTCCGGCAGTTCATGGCCTCCCAGAAAAACATGTTCACCGTGAACGGCGACCGCCACTGGCAGTACACTTCCGAGGACCCGGAAACGGGGCTGCGCGAGTTCTCCTGCGGCCCCGCCAGCAACGAGCACGCAAGCGGCTGGCCCCCCGGTGTGACCCTGCCCATGCACAAGTACCTCAATGTCACCGGCGGATACCTCAGCTTTGAGGTTGACCGGCCCGAAGGCCGCCCCACCCTGACGGCGCGGTTTCATGATGTGGACGGGAATGTGCTGTACACGGAGGCCTTCAGGGCGGAATAG
- a CDS encoding discoidin domain-containing protein, which produces MKSKSKTRHPHQLAKVLPMLASSLLLTLAPPVMADTADHRTDWFQRAGYGVFVHYLESIQNNPEKVHSLGRKTSWDECVRDFDTERFADAMAEAGAGYVIFTVMQRTRLMIAPNAAFDRISGYQPGEACATRDLIEDLYQSLHRRNIPLMLYWTGDGPLDDVKAGPAFGCGNPVSMDFVQKWAEVFREYGERYGEKIAGVWTDGCYKFIGYDEEKLGVLAEGLRAGHPGRIIALNPGVDPQVNAYTPHEDYTCGEQNRFSEIPPERFLKGEQWHILSFLSGTWWAEPGTGYTKTELAEYVYEVNRRGGVVSVDVALFRDGSLDRSQIEMLKAVRRELETGAVRPPVPPGNLAHRKQAKLLSLNGVRELVANGGAHFARLGVDGNPDTFAQAGGEWPWAYAVDLVDTVRVSRFKVTFGPGHATDFDVRVSEDGKKWRTIAEKTGHDGSPVEMAVEPVPARHVRLRALKPDGPGQPGSQMAVAELEVYAE; this is translated from the coding sequence ATGAAGAGCAAGAGCAAGACAAGACACCCCCACCAATTGGCCAAAGTGTTGCCCATGCTGGCCTCATCCCTTCTTCTCACCCTTGCCCCACCCGTAATGGCGGACACGGCGGACCACCGCACGGACTGGTTCCAGCGTGCGGGGTACGGGGTCTTTGTACATTATCTGGAATCCATCCAGAACAACCCGGAAAAGGTTCACAGCCTTGGGCGCAAGACCTCCTGGGACGAGTGCGTCCGCGATTTTGACACGGAGCGCTTCGCCGACGCCATGGCGGAGGCGGGCGCGGGTTATGTCATCTTCACGGTGATGCAGAGGACCCGGCTCATGATCGCCCCGAATGCCGCTTTCGACAGGATTTCCGGGTATCAGCCCGGGGAGGCCTGCGCCACACGGGACCTGATCGAGGACCTCTACCAGTCACTGCACAGGCGGAACATTCCGCTGATGCTCTACTGGACGGGGGACGGGCCGCTCGACGATGTCAAGGCGGGGCCGGCCTTCGGCTGCGGGAACCCCGTCAGCATGGACTTCGTGCAAAAGTGGGCGGAGGTCTTCCGCGAGTACGGCGAGCGCTACGGCGAGAAAATTGCCGGCGTGTGGACCGACGGCTGCTACAAGTTCATCGGTTACGATGAGGAAAAACTGGGCGTCCTGGCCGAAGGGCTGCGCGCCGGACATCCCGGCCGCATCATCGCGCTCAACCCCGGCGTTGATCCGCAGGTGAACGCGTACACACCGCACGAGGACTACACCTGCGGCGAACAGAACCGTTTCTCGGAGATACCGCCCGAACGCTTTCTAAAGGGGGAGCAGTGGCACATCCTGTCCTTCCTCAGCGGAACCTGGTGGGCAGAGCCGGGCACCGGATACACGAAAACGGAACTGGCCGAGTATGTGTATGAGGTGAACCGGCGCGGCGGCGTGGTCTCGGTGGATGTCGCGCTGTTCAGGGACGGGTCCCTGGACCGATCCCAGATTGAGATGCTCAAGGCCGTGCGCCGTGAGCTGGAGACGGGCGCCGTGCGGCCGCCCGTGCCGCCGGGCAATCTGGCCCACCGGAAGCAGGCCAAACTGCTGAGCCTGAACGGCGTGCGGGAACTCGTGGCCAACGGCGGCGCCCATTTCGCGCGGCTCGGGGTGGACGGCAATCCGGACACCTTCGCCCAGGCCGGGGGGGAATGGCCCTGGGCCTACGCGGTGGACCTTGTGGACACGGTCCGCGTGTCCCGCTTCAAAGTCACCTTCGGACCCGGCCATGCCACCGATTTCGATGTCCGCGTCTCCGAAGACGGGAAAAAATGGCGGACCATTGCCGAAAAGACAGGCCATGACGGCTCCCCCGTCGAAATGGCCGTTGAACCGGTCCCCGCACGCCATGTGCGCCTGCGCGCGCTCAAGCCGGACGGACCCGGCCAGCCCGGCAGCCAGATGGCCGTGGCCGAACTGGAGGTTTACGCCGAATAA